In Planctomycetia bacterium, one DNA window encodes the following:
- the lysA gene encoding diaminopimelate decarboxylase, with the protein MDHFQYRDGALWCEQTPVVRIAESIGTPAFIYSAATLRDHYRRLAEGFAPLRPIICYSIKSCANLHVCRLLRELGAGFDVVSGGELARALEAGGDPAKIVFAGVGKTDDEIRAGIESGIGWFNIESEAELENLSAISAKLGRPVRAALRVNPDVDPKTHRYTSTGKKETKFGVDLERARRVFETFGRGAQVQLTGIHLHIGSPVNDVSSYVSAVTKATRLIDELRAAGFALDMLDIGGGFGAHYRGSEAPDAQAYAKAIVPLVEPYVAQGGLQVVIEPGRSISGNAGILLSRVLYRKRGGEREFLIIDAGMTELIRPALYEAYHFMWPVAPAAGFVPEPRGESARADGMVLYDVVGPICESGDFLAKERRLPPMERGDLLAVFTAGAYGMVMASNYNSRGRPPEVLVEGDSWRVIRRRESYDDLVGLERSTPNG; encoded by the coding sequence GTGGATCATTTTCAATATCGGGATGGGGCGTTGTGGTGCGAGCAGACGCCCGTGGTCCGGATCGCCGAGTCCATCGGCACGCCGGCGTTCATTTATTCGGCGGCCACGCTGCGTGACCACTATCGCCGGCTGGCAGAGGGCTTCGCGCCGCTGCGGCCGATCATCTGCTACTCGATCAAGAGCTGTGCGAACCTTCACGTGTGCCGATTGCTGCGCGAGCTGGGCGCGGGGTTCGATGTCGTCTCGGGCGGCGAGTTGGCGCGGGCGCTGGAGGCCGGCGGGGACCCGGCGAAGATCGTATTCGCCGGGGTCGGCAAGACGGATGACGAGATTCGCGCCGGGATCGAATCCGGCATCGGCTGGTTCAACATCGAGAGTGAGGCGGAGCTGGAGAACCTGTCGGCGATCAGCGCGAAGCTGGGCCGCCCGGTTCGCGCGGCGCTGCGTGTGAATCCCGATGTGGACCCGAAGACGCACCGCTACACCAGCACGGGCAAGAAGGAGACGAAGTTCGGCGTTGATCTGGAACGCGCCCGGCGGGTCTTCGAGACCTTCGGTCGCGGTGCACAGGTGCAACTGACCGGCATCCACCTGCATATCGGCTCGCCGGTGAATGATGTTTCGTCGTACGTCTCGGCCGTGACGAAGGCCACCCGGCTGATTGACGAGCTTCGCGCGGCGGGATTCGCGCTCGACATGCTGGACATCGGCGGCGGGTTCGGCGCGCACTACCGCGGAAGCGAAGCGCCCGATGCGCAGGCGTACGCAAAGGCCATCGTGCCGCTGGTCGAGCCGTACGTGGCGCAGGGCGGATTGCAGGTGGTGATCGAGCCGGGTCGATCGATCTCCGGCAACGCGGGGATCCTGCTTTCGCGCGTGCTGTATCGTAAACGGGGCGGCGAGCGGGAATTTCTCATCATCGACGCGGGCATGACGGAATTGATCCGCCCCGCGTTGTATGAGGCGTATCACTTCATGTGGCCGGTCGCGCCGGCGGCAGGCTTCGTGCCCGAACCGCGCGGCGAATCGGCGCGAGCCGATGGGATGGTGCTGTACGATGTCGTCGGGCCGATTTGCGAGAGCGGCGATTTTCTCGCGAAGGAGCGCCGCCTGCCGCCCATGGAACGCGGCGATCTGCTGGCCGTCTTCACGGCCGGCGCGTACGGCATGGTCATGGCAAGCAATTACAACTCGCGCGGGCGCCCGCCGGAGGTGCTGGTGGAAGGCGATTCGTGGCGGGTGATCCGCCGGCGCGAATCGTACGATGATCTGGTCGGGCTGGAGCGATCGACTCCGAACGGCTAA
- a CDS encoding tetratricopeptide repeat protein — MSHILEALGRGLIAHLHGAFGAILGGDEPVDSIGALEAAWRADPADPRLGIRLGGRYLRRDNPTAARAVFEQILARDPAHLAARLGLACALDELNQIEQAMEHLRAAQRTEPVNPAVLFCMGYCYERLGSRDEAASYYRDSISICPTLRNAYERLAAIAISQGRIGDAIEQYSKLAELDPEQTDVHLTLANLLLKSGDANGAIARYEYALALAPENWTAYNDAAKAYEEAGLFREAIEHLHKTLELEPEQAETRLRLGDLYARIGNDSAATAQYEQAAQLSPECLEANVKLGTQHLRAGRFEEAAKWFTQGIEINDRLLGAYVGIGMAQHALGRTEQAMSSLEMARNIEPNSTLLFSEVARMHLKAAVGREANRCFGSVDARTEPEASADGASDLVSEQIERLREAIKISPNHADMHYRLGLLFKNRGQLEDAVEQFREATTINPTYMKALVKLGLTLADLDRTDEAIDVLRRAMDVHPDYLDLHYQLGLLFAQRHQFEIAVEHFEKAVAARPQNVDFQANLALALQNMGLIDRATASWQIVHDLAPDSEYASKARLALAKAKQV, encoded by the coding sequence ATGTCTCATATTCTCGAAGCGCTGGGAAGGGGCCTGATCGCTCATCTACACGGTGCGTTCGGTGCGATCCTCGGTGGCGATGAACCCGTGGACTCGATCGGCGCGCTGGAAGCGGCCTGGAGGGCCGATCCGGCCGATCCGCGACTGGGGATTCGCCTTGGCGGGCGATACCTTCGGCGGGACAATCCCACCGCGGCGCGAGCGGTGTTTGAGCAGATCCTCGCGCGCGATCCCGCACACCTCGCCGCGCGACTGGGACTGGCCTGTGCCTTGGACGAGTTGAACCAGATCGAGCAGGCCATGGAGCATCTGCGTGCCGCCCAGCGAACCGAGCCGGTCAACCCGGCCGTGTTGTTCTGCATGGGATACTGTTACGAGCGCTTGGGCAGCCGTGACGAAGCGGCGTCGTATTACCGTGATTCGATTTCGATCTGCCCGACGCTGCGCAATGCGTACGAGCGACTGGCGGCCATTGCGATTTCGCAGGGGCGGATCGGTGACGCGATCGAACAATATTCGAAACTGGCGGAGCTGGACCCCGAGCAGACCGACGTTCACCTGACGCTAGCGAACCTGTTGTTGAAGTCGGGCGACGCAAACGGCGCGATCGCGCGCTACGAGTACGCCTTGGCGCTCGCGCCCGAGAACTGGACCGCCTACAACGACGCGGCGAAGGCCTACGAGGAAGCCGGCCTGTTTCGTGAAGCCATCGAGCATCTGCACAAGACGCTGGAACTGGAACCGGAGCAGGCCGAGACGCGGCTGCGACTGGGTGATCTCTACGCGCGAATCGGAAATGACTCGGCGGCGACGGCGCAGTATGAACAGGCGGCCCAACTCTCGCCGGAGTGCCTGGAGGCCAACGTCAAGCTCGGGACGCAGCATCTCCGCGCCGGGCGTTTCGAGGAAGCGGCCAAGTGGTTCACGCAGGGCATCGAGATCAACGATCGCCTGCTGGGCGCGTACGTCGGAATCGGCATGGCGCAACACGCGCTCGGCCGCACGGAACAAGCCATGAGCTCGCTTGAGATGGCTCGAAACATCGAGCCGAACAGCACGCTGCTCTTTTCCGAAGTGGCGCGCATGCACCTGAAGGCGGCCGTGGGGCGGGAGGCCAATCGCTGCTTCGGCAGCGTCGATGCACGCACCGAGCCGGAGGCGTCCGCCGACGGGGCGAGCGATCTTGTCTCCGAACAGATCGAGCGGCTGCGCGAAGCGATCAAGATCAGCCCGAATCACGCGGACATGCACTATCGGCTGGGCCTGTTGTTCAAGAATCGCGGTCAGCTGGAGGACGCGGTCGAGCAGTTCCGCGAGGCGACGACGATCAACCCGACCTACATGAAGGCGCTGGTCAAACTCGGTCTGACGCTGGCGGACCTGGACCGCACCGACGAAGCGATCGACGTACTCCGCCGCGCGATGGATGTGCACCCCGACTACCTCGACCTGCACTATCAGCTCGGGCTGCTCTTTGCCCAGCGGCATCAGTTCGAAATCGCCGTCGAGCACTTCGAGAAGGCGGTGGCCGCGCGGCCGCAGAACGTGGATTTCCAGGCGAATCTCGCGCTGGCGCTTCAGAACATGGGGCTGATCGATCGTGCGACGGCGAGCTGGCAGATCGTCCACGATCTCGCGCCGGACTCGGAGTATGCGAGCAAGGCGCGCCTGGCGCTGGCCAAGGCCAAGCAGGTGTGA
- a CDS encoding DNA topoisomerase VI subunit B: MPATSGTKSKDHHAKSDKPSKAVRAREESGTDKRRGAKSGFATAESMSKSQREISVSEFFAKNRHLLGFDNKRKALLTTVKEAVDNSLDACEEAGILPDIHVRISQTDAERYAVTVRDNGPGIVKQQIPNVFGKLLYGSKFHRLKMSRGQQGIGISAAGMYGLLTTGKSVRITSRTGKRADAHYYELQINTKTNDPQIVKEKTINVDWDHGTEVTIELVATYQKGRASVDEYLELTAIANPHARFEFVDPEGAVIELPRGTDVAPAPAVEIKPHPYGIELGVLIKMLKDTRAKTMSQFLSHEFSRVSVGTASTICEKAGVSARSNPHRIGTHEAETLYKAMQETPIRAPATNCLSPIGEKQVLAGLLKGVRAEFFTATTRPPAVYRGNPFQIEVGLAYGGELGPDPSAEEEQAKQTNEAVVRRGKVVTESKAPSTAKLLRFANRVPLLFQPGGCCITKAVTETDWRRYGLSQPGGALPQGPLAIFVHMASVWVPFTSEGKEAVADYDEIRKEIKLAVQDCGRKLQAYLNRRKKQKYESDRRSIFQRYIGELVNSVAAIKRINKQELTDQLLAIAKKVTARADEEVELIGGERTNPARGGKTPGKAGKKSGRGGKATESDAVSSEYGENTIVVDRAAQAPGPLFK, encoded by the coding sequence ATGCCCGCCACGTCCGGCACCAAGTCAAAAGATCACCATGCCAAGTCCGACAAGCCGTCGAAGGCCGTTCGCGCACGCGAGGAATCGGGCACGGACAAGCGTCGCGGGGCGAAGTCCGGCTTCGCCACGGCCGAGTCGATGTCGAAATCGCAGCGGGAAATTTCCGTTTCCGAGTTCTTCGCGAAGAATCGCCACCTGCTGGGCTTTGACAACAAGCGCAAGGCGCTGCTGACAACGGTCAAGGAAGCGGTGGACAACAGTCTCGACGCGTGCGAAGAAGCGGGGATTCTTCCCGACATCCACGTGCGCATTTCACAGACCGACGCCGAGCGTTACGCCGTGACGGTGCGCGACAACGGGCCCGGCATCGTGAAGCAGCAAATCCCGAACGTGTTCGGCAAGCTGCTGTACGGCTCGAAGTTCCACCGATTGAAAATGTCGCGTGGGCAGCAGGGCATCGGCATTTCGGCCGCGGGCATGTACGGCCTGCTGACGACCGGCAAGAGCGTGCGGATCACGTCGCGCACGGGCAAGCGGGCCGACGCGCATTATTACGAGCTTCAGATCAACACCAAGACGAACGACCCGCAGATCGTCAAGGAGAAGACGATCAACGTGGATTGGGACCACGGAACGGAAGTGACGATCGAGCTGGTCGCGACGTATCAAAAGGGCCGTGCGTCGGTCGACGAGTACCTGGAGCTGACGGCCATTGCCAATCCGCACGCGCGGTTCGAGTTCGTCGATCCCGAAGGCGCGGTGATCGAGCTGCCGCGCGGGACGGACGTCGCTCCCGCGCCGGCCGTGGAGATCAAGCCGCACCCCTACGGCATCGAGCTGGGCGTGCTGATCAAGATGCTCAAGGACACGCGTGCCAAGACGATGTCGCAGTTCCTTTCGCACGAGTTCTCGCGCGTCAGCGTCGGCACGGCGTCGACCATTTGTGAGAAGGCGGGCGTCAGCGCCCGGTCCAACCCGCACCGCATCGGCACGCACGAAGCGGAGACCCTCTACAAAGCCATGCAGGAGACGCCGATCCGCGCCCCGGCGACGAACTGCCTCTCGCCGATCGGCGAGAAACAGGTGTTGGCCGGGCTGCTCAAGGGCGTCCGGGCCGAGTTCTTCACCGCGACCACACGCCCCCCGGCCGTCTATCGCGGCAATCCGTTTCAGATCGAAGTGGGGCTGGCCTACGGCGGGGAACTCGGCCCCGATCCGTCGGCCGAAGAGGAGCAGGCGAAACAGACGAACGAAGCCGTCGTGCGCCGCGGCAAGGTCGTCACCGAGTCGAAGGCCCCGTCGACGGCGAAACTGCTGCGCTTCGCCAACCGTGTGCCGCTTCTGTTTCAGCCGGGCGGGTGCTGCATCACCAAGGCGGTGACGGAAACAGACTGGCGTCGCTATGGCTTGTCGCAACCGGGGGGCGCGCTGCCGCAGGGGCCGCTGGCGATTTTCGTGCACATGGCGTCGGTCTGGGTGCCGTTCACCAGCGAGGGCAAGGAAGCCGTTGCGGATTACGACGAGATTCGCAAGGAGATCAAACTGGCGGTGCAGGACTGCGGGCGAAAGTTGCAGGCCTATCTCAACCGCCGCAAGAAGCAGAAGTACGAGTCGGACCGGCGAAGCATCTTTCAGCGCTACATCGGCGAACTGGTCAACTCCGTCGCCGCGATCAAGCGGATCAACAAGCAGGAACTGACCGATCAACTGCTCGCCATCGCGAAGAAAGTCACCGCGCGGGCGGACGAAGAGGTCGAGCTGATCGGCGGCGAAAGAACGAACCCCGCGCGCGGCGGGAAAACCCCTGGAAAGGCCGGCAAGAAGTCAGGCCGCGGCGGCAAGGCGACTGAAAGCGATGCCGTCTCGTCGGAATACGGCGAGAATACGATTGTCGTGGATCGCGCGGCCCAGGCGCCCGGCCCGTTGTTCAAGTAA
- the bamD gene encoding outer membrane protein assembly factor BamD codes for MRSRQMSPRALTATCLALFAVVAATHAPSFAQTLDPDDEGLYQDRLEYDPATGKWIAIAPPIPGTEDGDLALARFLLARNKYAKARKAFAAWMKAYPESPKWPEALLYAAETEISAEDEKPKAGDLIRAYEWLKEIVEGWPGTESADRALRKHLIIAEMLLFKDRKQKIWKGTLHLSAREEALQMLDRVIDDYARETPIAEQALRLKADYHYQAGEFEEAEEAYARLLRDFARGRYAKISLLRCGESAYARFPGVEFDDADLLEAEVYLQDFRAKYPKDAEESIVPQALARIRDSRAEKDFRVAQWYERIRQINAAAYYYRTVDRNYPDTTWGAQAHARLIAIGAIEPDEELPAPATEPASETPTETSANASPSSGNQ; via the coding sequence ATGCGGAGCCGCCAGATGTCGCCTAGAGCCCTCACCGCAACCTGTCTCGCCTTGTTCGCAGTCGTCGCCGCCACGCATGCTCCCTCCTTCGCCCAGACACTCGACCCCGACGACGAAGGCCTCTACCAGGACCGCCTCGAATACGACCCGGCCACCGGCAAATGGATTGCCATCGCCCCGCCGATCCCCGGTACCGAGGACGGCGATCTCGCGCTGGCCCGGTTCCTGCTCGCGCGCAACAAGTACGCGAAAGCGCGAAAAGCCTTCGCCGCATGGATGAAGGCCTATCCCGAATCGCCCAAATGGCCCGAGGCGCTGCTCTACGCTGCCGAGACCGAAATCTCCGCCGAAGATGAAAAGCCCAAGGCGGGCGACCTCATCCGGGCCTACGAATGGCTCAAGGAGATCGTCGAAGGCTGGCCCGGCACGGAATCAGCCGACCGCGCGCTGCGCAAGCACCTCATCATCGCCGAGATGCTGCTTTTCAAGGATCGCAAGCAGAAGATCTGGAAGGGCACGCTGCACCTCTCGGCCCGAGAAGAGGCGCTGCAAATGCTCGATCGCGTCATCGACGACTACGCCCGCGAAACGCCGATCGCCGAGCAGGCCCTGCGGCTCAAGGCCGACTATCACTATCAGGCCGGCGAGTTTGAAGAAGCCGAGGAGGCATACGCCAGGCTGCTGCGCGATTTCGCCCGCGGGCGCTACGCGAAGATTTCGCTGCTGCGATGCGGCGAATCTGCCTATGCGCGCTTCCCAGGCGTGGAATTCGACGACGCCGATCTTCTGGAGGCGGAAGTTTATTTGCAGGATTTCCGCGCCAAGTACCCAAAGGACGCCGAGGAAAGCATCGTGCCGCAGGCCCTGGCGCGCATCCGTGACAGCCGCGCCGAGAAGGACTTCCGCGTCGCCCAGTGGTACGAACGCATCCGCCAGATCAATGCCGCGGCCTATTACTACCGCACCGTCGATCGCAACTATCCCGACACGACCTGGGGTGCCCAGGCCCACGCGCGATTGATCGCCATCGGCGCTATCGAACCCGATGAAGAATTGCCCGCACCCGCGACCGAACCGGCGAGCGAGACTCCGACCGAAACTTCTGCGAACGCCTCACCAAGCTCGGGTAATCAATAG
- the pilM gene encoding pilus assembly protein PilM produces MAIGLSSKKILAVEWDLRSIRMVLARPKADGVELLKAVSAPIPSTVSAEDAASLGAFIKESISSARIGVTRAILCIPRDQVVLNTINLPPTPGEEMAALVQFQVSKELPFAAEQAVLDFAVAGTHDPKAPCSVLATAIRRELLEFYQNVASAAGLTIERVGLRPLANLIALTASTGGTGPELTLLVDVGPHRTEIDLIRGGVLVFSRAASMSVGMEPATVNESGEADGTGYQDSRIISGGVDRDPVEANPQAVSALLVEVIRSFEAFRATEPSASLDRIVVAGSSGLEPQLAQMLGARFATRAELFSPEKALGLSAERARELRGFCAALGLAIGHSHDELALIDFLHPKRPVTKRELRLKKVPSAVMAAILLIGSIYLFQTKYVVPLRDEIRALEKAQSKLKVEEKLVREFAEKVDALEGWIESEQHWPSVIAALTAVFPPDREAYATRLDLELVPVRKSVKREATAKIKFRTASLGTVNELAEKLRAAGFENVVPGKETPTGGRDVYRNDTGIDAIVPQKKWSVVSATDATGAGATQEEVAPPEAASQTPGASKGEPARSGSGSAKESAGSGLDSGADAVKAGGAGKADEVRPGAAGRANLPSPTRPPSTGGRS; encoded by the coding sequence TCCGTCGACGGTTTCGGCGGAGGACGCGGCGAGTCTGGGAGCATTCATCAAGGAGTCTATATCCAGTGCGCGGATCGGTGTAACCCGGGCGATTCTTTGTATTCCGCGTGATCAGGTGGTGCTGAATACGATCAACCTTCCACCGACGCCTGGGGAGGAGATGGCGGCGCTGGTGCAGTTCCAGGTGTCGAAGGAGCTGCCGTTTGCGGCGGAGCAGGCGGTGCTGGATTTCGCGGTGGCCGGAACGCACGATCCGAAGGCGCCGTGCAGCGTGCTGGCGACGGCGATCCGCCGGGAGCTGCTGGAGTTTTATCAGAACGTGGCGTCGGCCGCGGGGCTGACGATCGAGCGCGTGGGCCTGCGGCCGCTGGCGAACCTGATCGCGTTGACGGCGTCGACCGGCGGAACGGGTCCGGAGTTGACGCTGCTGGTGGACGTGGGTCCTCATCGAACGGAGATCGATCTGATCCGGGGCGGGGTGCTGGTGTTCTCGCGCGCGGCGTCGATGAGCGTGGGGATGGAGCCTGCGACGGTCAACGAGAGCGGCGAGGCGGACGGTACGGGCTATCAAGACAGTCGCATAATTTCCGGCGGCGTCGATCGCGATCCGGTCGAGGCGAATCCGCAGGCGGTCAGCGCGCTGCTGGTGGAAGTGATTCGCTCGTTCGAAGCGTTTCGCGCGACGGAGCCGTCTGCGAGCCTGGATCGCATCGTCGTGGCGGGTTCGAGCGGCCTGGAGCCGCAACTGGCGCAGATGCTCGGAGCGCGGTTCGCGACGCGGGCGGAGCTGTTCAGCCCGGAGAAGGCGCTGGGTCTTTCGGCGGAGCGTGCGCGCGAGCTGCGGGGTTTCTGCGCGGCGTTGGGATTGGCGATCGGGCATTCGCACGATGAGCTGGCGTTGATTGACTTCCTCCACCCGAAGCGGCCCGTGACCAAGCGTGAGCTGCGACTGAAAAAAGTGCCGTCAGCCGTCATGGCGGCGATCCTGCTGATCGGATCGATCTATCTTTTTCAGACCAAGTACGTAGTGCCCCTGCGAGACGAGATTCGCGCGCTTGAAAAGGCCCAGTCGAAGTTGAAGGTCGAGGAGAAGCTGGTTCGGGAGTTCGCGGAGAAGGTGGACGCGTTGGAGGGCTGGATCGAGTCGGAGCAGCACTGGCCATCGGTGATCGCGGCATTGACGGCGGTGTTTCCTCCGGATCGGGAGGCTTACGCGACGCGGCTGGACCTGGAGTTGGTACCGGTTCGCAAGAGCGTGAAGCGCGAAGCGACGGCCAAGATCAAGTTTCGTACGGCGTCGCTGGGAACGGTGAACGAGCTGGCGGAGAAGCTTCGGGCGGCGGGGTTTGAGAACGTGGTTCCGGGCAAGGAGACGCCGACGGGCGGGCGCGACGTTTATCGGAACGACACGGGCATTGATGCGATCGTGCCGCAGAAGAAATGGTCGGTCGTGTCGGCGACGGACGCAACGGGTGCGGGCGCGACGCAAGAAGAGGTGGCGCCGCCGGAGGCGGCGAGCCAGACGCCCGGGGCTTCGAAGGGCGAGCCTGCACGTTCGGGGAGTGGCTCGGCGAAGGAAAGCGCTGGATCGGGGCTGGATTCGGGGGCGGACGCGGTCAAGGCGGGTGGCGCGGGGAAGGCGGACGAGGTGAGACCGGGGGCGGCGGGTCGTGCCAATCTACCGTCACCGACGCGACCGCCGTCGACGGGGGGGCGATCATGA
- a CDS encoding tetratricopeptide repeat protein codes for MNRRHGDAKNRTAAARYQAGLAAYERADYAAAIEQLAPLETERGLPATLAKFYLAQSHIHVGITALRAQDHTTAARHFLAARRINPDAKGLPEYLAACHAVGGRFDLAAAEMERGLDAGSRERTLPIRLAHAFVKDGQVDRAVETLTEAIRTQPHRADLPYQLGVILAGFDRHAEAETALRAAARLAPTDAAIRLQWGLVLASIGDVVGSLRELSAAQKLRPRDAYAGWLLTLASQAARVAVEPAALSRQELDDNGLDALGEVAAADPEFVEAFLLLPASDVDGSVFGMLAATLERALARHPEYADLHYHCSRVYARLGRTDDAITSAQRATAINPRYVQALIQLGRLYAQTHRSVAAIERLQAAIASGGDYPDVHYLMGELYRQRGQRVEARERYERALELNANFGAARKALALVGMD; via the coding sequence ATGAATCGACGTCATGGCGATGCGAAGAATCGCACGGCGGCGGCGCGATACCAGGCGGGCCTCGCGGCTTACGAGCGCGCCGACTATGCCGCGGCGATTGAGCAATTGGCCCCGCTGGAGACCGAGCGCGGGCTGCCGGCAACGCTGGCGAAATTTTATCTTGCGCAATCGCACATTCACGTCGGCATCACGGCGTTGCGCGCGCAAGACCATACGACCGCCGCGCGTCATTTCCTTGCGGCGCGGCGAATCAACCCGGATGCGAAAGGTTTGCCGGAGTACCTCGCGGCCTGCCACGCGGTCGGCGGCCGGTTCGATCTGGCGGCGGCCGAGATGGAACGCGGCCTCGACGCCGGCTCACGCGAGCGGACGTTGCCGATCCGCCTGGCGCACGCGTTTGTGAAGGACGGGCAGGTGGATCGCGCGGTCGAGACGCTGACCGAGGCGATTCGCACGCAGCCGCATCGCGCGGACCTGCCGTACCAACTGGGTGTCATCCTTGCGGGATTCGATCGACACGCGGAGGCCGAGACGGCGTTGCGCGCGGCGGCGAGGCTCGCCCCGACCGACGCGGCCATTCGATTGCAATGGGGGCTTGTGCTGGCGAGCATCGGCGACGTGGTCGGAAGCCTGCGCGAGTTGTCCGCGGCGCAGAAGCTGCGACCGCGCGATGCCTACGCAGGCTGGCTGCTGACGCTGGCGTCGCAGGCGGCGCGGGTGGCGGTCGAGCCGGCGGCGTTGTCGCGCCAGGAACTGGACGACAACGGACTGGATGCGCTGGGCGAAGTCGCGGCGGCCGATCCGGAATTTGTGGAGGCGTTCCTTCTGCTGCCGGCGTCGGACGTGGATGGTTCGGTGTTCGGCATGCTGGCGGCAACGCTCGAGCGGGCGCTGGCGCGGCATCCGGAGTACGCCGATCTGCACTATCACTGCTCGCGCGTGTACGCGCGGCTGGGGCGCACCGACGATGCGATCACCTCGGCGCAGCGCGCGACGGCGATCAATCCGCGCTACGTTCAAGCGCTGATTCAGTTGGGCCGACTGTACGCGCAGACGCATCGCTCCGTGGCGGCGATCGAGCGGCTTCAGGCGGCCATAGCCAGCGGCGGCGACTACCCCGACGTGCATTACCTGATGGGCGAGTTGTATCGGCAGCGCGGGCAGCGCGTGGAAGCGCGCGAACGTTACGAACGTGCACTGGAATTGAATGCGAACTTCGGCGCAGCGCGCAAGGCGCTGGCGCTGGTGGGCATGGATTGA
- a CDS encoding thioredoxin domain-containing protein → MLDEQRADVIDGRPHDVVRRGAGRRGLLHFLLIFCAIGGAVICAVLLAMTLPSGGDSNSATFGSRLCAPTARVNCDYVLASRWSKFRGISTSLIGFAYFCAAGVWFAAIGVPTHRARPWHLVPMALVLVGAVVSAWLVYVMATRLPVWCSWCLAAHGVNGLMLVLTVVAWPGRADGKPAHPLTGRAIGVLAGCFAAALAAAVGAWSVQLQAAARQYQREYLAATNNAAYIAWRLSREPVREIAVGTDALALGAADAKHTIIVFSDFECAKCRLFDQYARRLTTIYPGAVRIVLKHYPMSPQCNAQVTSAFHYFACDAARAAEAARLAGDAAKGLAYHDKLYDVAGSLDEKPYTALAKHLGIDAAAFERAMASDDVMRRIESDVALAASLGVEGTPAIFLDGRQLRTNWHILTEGVQPQVDLKATDALWAELLGVSTAGR, encoded by the coding sequence GTGTTGGATGAACAGCGGGCCGATGTAATCGACGGGCGGCCGCATGACGTGGTTCGGCGCGGTGCGGGCAGACGGGGTCTTCTTCATTTCCTTCTCATCTTTTGCGCGATCGGTGGGGCGGTGATCTGCGCCGTGCTGCTGGCGATGACGCTGCCGAGCGGGGGTGATTCGAATTCGGCCACGTTCGGTTCGCGGCTTTGCGCCCCCACGGCGCGGGTCAATTGCGATTATGTCCTCGCAAGCCGTTGGTCGAAGTTCCGCGGCATTTCCACGTCGCTGATCGGCTTTGCTTATTTCTGTGCCGCGGGTGTCTGGTTCGCTGCGATCGGTGTGCCGACGCATCGCGCGCGGCCGTGGCATCTTGTGCCCATGGCGCTGGTGCTGGTGGGTGCGGTGGTGTCGGCGTGGCTTGTGTACGTGATGGCGACGCGGCTGCCGGTGTGGTGCTCGTGGTGCCTGGCGGCGCACGGGGTGAACGGGCTGATGCTGGTGTTGACGGTGGTTGCGTGGCCGGGTCGTGCGGATGGCAAGCCGGCGCATCCGTTGACGGGGCGCGCGATCGGCGTGCTGGCGGGCTGCTTCGCGGCGGCGCTGGCGGCGGCGGTCGGGGCGTGGTCGGTGCAGTTGCAGGCGGCGGCGCGGCAGTATCAGCGGGAGTACCTGGCCGCGACGAACAACGCGGCGTACATCGCGTGGCGGTTGTCGCGCGAGCCGGTGCGGGAGATCGCCGTCGGGACGGATGCGCTCGCGCTCGGCGCGGCCGATGCGAAACATACGATTATCGTATTCAGTGATTTTGAGTGCGCGAAGTGCCGGCTGTTTGACCAGTATGCCCGGCGGCTGACGACGATTTATCCCGGTGCGGTTCGCATCGTGCTGAAGCATTATCCGATGTCGCCGCAGTGCAATGCGCAGGTGACGAGCGCGTTTCACTATTTCGCGTGCGACGCGGCGCGGGCGGCCGAGGCGGCGCGGCTGGCGGGCGACGCGGCCAAGGGGCTGGCGTATCACGACAAGCTGTACGACGTGGCCGGTTCGTTGGACGAAAAGCCGTACACGGCGCTCGCGAAGCATCTGGGAATCGACGCGGCAGCGTTTGAGCGGGCGATGGCATCGGACGACGTGATGCGCCGGATTGAGTCGGATGTCGCGCTGGCGGCCTCGCTGGGGGTCGAGGGCACGCCGGCGATTTTCCTCGACGGCCGACAACTGCGTACGAACTGGCACATCTTGACCGAGGGAGTGCAGCCGCAGGTGGATTTGAAGGCGACGGATGCGCTGTGGGCCGAATTGCTGGGCGTGTCCACGGCGGGCAGGTGA